A single Sodalis-like secondary symbiont of Drepanosiphum platanoidis DNA region contains:
- the efp gene encoding elongation factor P produces the protein MKYRINELKSGLKIIQDKEPSIIIDIEFIKPGKGQSFCRIKIKKLISNKIIEKIFKSGDLIKKADIEEISCIYLYNDKKFGYFMNEKNYEQYIVNKSILKKHYKWLIEELKCILTFWNKIPIFIVLPNFVKLIVIDTSLESQNNSSNNTKYAKLITGAFIKVPFFIQINDLIKIDTRSGEYICRIKN, from the coding sequence ATGAAATATCGTATTAATGAACTTAAATCTGGATTAAAAATTATTCAAGATAAAGAACCATCTATTATTATAGATATTGAATTTATTAAACCAGGAAAAGGTCAATCTTTTTGTCGTATAAAAATTAAAAAATTAATTTCTAATAAAATTATTGAAAAAATATTTAAATCTGGAGATTTAATAAAAAAAGCTGATATAGAAGAAATTTCTTGTATTTATTTATATAATGATAAAAAATTTGGATATTTTATGAATGAAAAAAATTATGAACAATATATAGTAAATAAATCAATTTTAAAAAAACATTATAAATGGTTAATAGAAGAATTAAAATGTATATTAACTTTTTGGAATAAAATACCAATTTTTATTGTTCTTCCTAATTTTGTAAAATTAATTGTTATAGATACTTCTTTAGAATCACAAAATAATTCTTCTAATAATACAAAATATGCAAAACTTATAACTGGTGCATTTATTAAAGTACCATTTTTTATTCAAATAAATGATCTAATTAAAATAGATACAAGATCTGGAGAATATATATGTAGAATAAAAAATTAA
- a CDS encoding DEAD/DEAH box helicase, producing the protein MLINKVSFSSFKLNPFIMDSLIKLKYVEPSPIQSACIPALLKGQDVLGIAQTGSGKTAAFVLPFLQKINIKLFSPQILVLAPTRELAVQVGETFTYFSKNIKEIKVVVLYGGQQYNIQFNILRKGPQIVVGTPGRLLDHLKRKTLNLSSLFGLVIDEADEMLRMGFIEDVENILSKIPKKHQTALFSATMPNEIKKITKRFMSSPKEIYIHSNIKTQPDIQQNYCLVNNFKKNDTLIRFLEIEKFDAVIIFVRTKYLTLSVCEFLKNHNYNCAALNGDMNQNIREKTIERLKNGSLNILIATDVASRGLDLDRISLVINYDIPMDSESYIHRIGRTGRAGRTGKALLFVENREKRMLQSIQKIMKLNFLEINIPNNEIIMTRRLEKISDQINYEIKNNKIDLYKIFIKKIISNLSIDIETLSYALIKILQNKRPLILPKENPIKFFSKNNINYKTLSSNFVNSFYKKNIYRINLGSNDKIETRHIVGAIANEGKINGKLIGNIKIFPSYSTVQLPKNLSKETLIKISNIKILNKLINISLINNNSLKRKKKYSINFKKKINKKFYKK; encoded by the coding sequence ATGTTAATTAATAAAGTTTCTTTTTCTAGTTTTAAATTAAATCCATTTATAATGGATTCTTTAATTAAATTAAAATATGTTGAACCTTCTCCTATACAATCTGCATGTATTCCTGCATTATTAAAAGGACAAGATGTATTAGGAATAGCACAAACTGGAAGTGGAAAAACTGCAGCATTTGTTCTTCCATTCTTACAAAAAATAAATATTAAATTATTTTCTCCACAAATACTTGTATTAGCTCCAACAAGAGAATTAGCAGTACAAGTTGGAGAAACATTTACTTATTTTTCAAAAAATATTAAAGAAATAAAAGTAGTAGTATTATATGGAGGTCAACAATATAATATACAATTTAATATTTTACGAAAAGGACCTCAAATTGTTGTTGGAACTCCTGGAAGATTATTAGATCATTTAAAAAGAAAAACTTTAAATCTTTCTTCTTTATTTGGATTAGTTATTGATGAAGCTGATGAAATGTTACGTATGGGTTTTATTGAAGATGTAGAAAATATTTTATCAAAAATTCCTAAAAAACATCAAACTGCACTTTTCTCTGCTACTATGCCAAATGAAATAAAAAAAATTACAAAAAGATTTATGAGTTCTCCTAAAGAAATATATATTCATTCTAATATAAAAACACAACCTGATATTCAACAAAATTATTGTTTAGTAAATAATTTTAAAAAAAATGATACATTAATACGTTTTTTAGAAATAGAAAAATTTGATGCTGTAATAATTTTTGTACGTACAAAATATTTAACTTTATCTGTCTGTGAATTTTTAAAAAATCACAATTATAATTGTGCAGCATTAAATGGAGATATGAATCAAAATATTAGAGAAAAAACTATTGAAAGATTAAAAAATGGAAGTTTAAATATTCTTATTGCTACAGATGTAGCATCAAGAGGTTTAGATCTTGATAGAATCAGTTTAGTAATTAATTATGATATTCCAATGGATTCAGAATCATATATACATAGAATTGGTAGAACTGGACGTGCTGGAAGAACAGGAAAAGCTTTGCTTTTTGTTGAAAATAGAGAAAAACGTATGTTACAAAGTATTCAAAAAATAATGAAATTAAATTTTTTAGAAATTAATATACCAAACAATGAAATTATTATGACTCGTAGATTAGAAAAAATTTCTGATCAAATCAATTATGAAATTAAAAATAATAAAATAGATTTATATAAAATTTTTATAAAAAAAATTATTTCTAATCTTTCAATAGATATCGAAACTTTATCATATGCTTTAATAAAAATTTTACAAAATAAAAGACCATTAATTCTTCCAAAAGAAAATCCAATTAAATTTTTTTCTAAAAATAATATTAATTATAAAACATTATCTTCAAATTTTGTTAATTCTTTTTATAAAAAAAATATTTATCGTATAAATCTTGGTTCTAATGATAAAATAGAAACTCGTCATATTGTAGGAGCTATTGCTAATGAAGGAAAAATAAATGGAAAACTTATTGGAAATATAAAAATATTTCCATCTTATTCTACTGTTCAATTACCTAAAAATCTTTCAAAAGAAACTTTAATTAAAATATCTAATATAAAAATTTTAAATAAATTAATTAATATTAGTTTAATTAATAATAATTCTTTAAAAAGAAAAAAAAAATATTCAATAAATTTTAAAAAAAAAATAAATAAAAAATTTTATAAAAAATAA
- the pnp gene encoding polyribonucleotide nucleotidyltransferase: MLRPIVYKFNYDQYTITLETGMIARQASSSIMISMDDTAVFITVVCSKESKDVQNFFPLTVNYQERTYSAGKFPGGFFRREGRPSENEILTSRLIDRSIRPLFPKNFNHELQIIVTLVSLNPKISPDILSIIGVSAALSISGVPFKGPIGAARIGFINDKYILNPTINEMSKSSLDLIVAGTSKAVLMVESESKMLDENNILKAIILGYEKQQTVIKHLKILKNKINKKKLEWNAQEIDKNLETKIHFLAKKSLKKAYKIFNKKDREFKINEIKKEILNNLIEKDNNINEEIILNILNILEKNIVRNRILNNKSRIDGRDHDMIRELDIRIGILPRTHGSALFTRGETQALVTTTLGTERNAQNIDDLTGEKTDRFILHYNFPPYCVGEIGIIGVPKRREIGHGRLAKKSLIPVMPNIEKFPYTVRVVSEITESNGSSSMASVCGASLSLMDAGVPIKYAIAGIAMGLIKDDKKFVILSDIISDEDYLGDMDFKISGSIKGITALQMDIKIEGITFEIIQIALNQAKSARLHILKVMEKAISSPRNKISKFAPRIHTIKINPEKIKDIIGKGGSVIRSLTEETNTTIEIEDNGIIQIAAINNDQARYAIKRIQDIIADIEVNRIYIGKVTKIVDFGAFVSIGNGNKEGLVHISQISNNRIEKVSDYLSLGQSVKVKVLEIDKYGRIRLSMKIINLYKKNNNI; this comes from the coding sequence TTGCTGAGACCGATTGTTTATAAATTTAATTATGATCAATATACTATTACATTAGAAACAGGTATGATTGCTAGACAAGCATCATCTTCAATAATGATTAGTATGGATGATACTGCTGTTTTTATAACAGTAGTTTGTTCTAAAGAATCTAAAGATGTACAAAATTTTTTTCCATTAACTGTTAATTATCAAGAAAGAACTTATTCTGCTGGAAAATTTCCAGGAGGATTTTTTAGAAGAGAAGGAAGACCAAGTGAAAATGAAATATTAACATCTAGACTTATTGATAGATCTATTAGACCTCTATTTCCTAAAAATTTTAATCATGAATTACAAATAATAGTAACTTTAGTATCTTTAAATCCTAAAATTAGTCCTGATATATTATCTATTATTGGAGTTTCCGCAGCTTTAAGTATTTCTGGAGTTCCATTTAAAGGACCTATAGGAGCTGCAAGAATAGGATTTATTAATGATAAATATATTCTTAATCCTACTATAAATGAAATGTCTAAAAGTTCTTTAGATCTTATTGTAGCAGGTACATCAAAAGCAGTTTTGATGGTAGAATCAGAATCTAAAATGTTAGATGAAAATAATATATTAAAAGCAATTATATTAGGATATGAAAAACAACAAACTGTTATTAAACATCTTAAAATTTTAAAAAATAAAATAAATAAAAAAAAATTAGAATGGAATGCACAAGAAATTGATAAAAATTTAGAAACAAAAATACATTTTTTAGCAAAAAAATCTTTAAAAAAAGCATATAAAATTTTTAACAAAAAAGATCGTGAATTTAAAATAAATGAAATTAAAAAAGAAATTTTAAATAATTTAATAGAAAAAGATAATAATATTAATGAAGAAATAATTTTAAATATTTTAAATATTTTAGAAAAAAATATTGTAAGAAATCGTATATTAAATAATAAATCACGTATTGATGGACGAGATCATGATATGATTCGTGAATTAGATATTCGTATAGGTATCTTACCAAGAACTCATGGATCAGCATTATTTACAAGAGGTGAAACTCAAGCTTTAGTTACTACTACTTTAGGAACTGAAAGAAATGCACAAAATATTGATGACTTAACAGGAGAAAAAACTGATAGATTTATTTTACATTATAATTTTCCTCCATATTGTGTTGGAGAAATAGGAATAATAGGAGTTCCTAAAAGACGTGAAATAGGTCATGGTAGATTAGCTAAAAAAAGTCTTATACCTGTAATGCCAAATATTGAAAAATTTCCTTATACAGTAAGAGTTGTATCAGAAATTACTGAATCTAATGGATCATCTTCTATGGCTTCTGTTTGTGGTGCATCATTATCATTAATGGATGCTGGTGTTCCTATAAAATATGCTATAGCTGGTATTGCTATGGGATTAATAAAAGATGATAAAAAATTTGTTATTTTATCAGATATAATAAGTGATGAAGATTATTTAGGTGATATGGATTTTAAAATATCTGGTAGTATAAAAGGAATTACTGCACTTCAAATGGATATTAAAATAGAAGGAATAACATTTGAAATTATACAAATCGCATTAAATCAAGCAAAAAGTGCAAGATTACATATTTTAAAAGTAATGGAAAAAGCAATTTCTTCTCCAAGAAATAAAATTTCTAAATTTGCTCCACGAATACATACAATAAAAATTAATCCTGAAAAAATTAAAGATATTATTGGAAAAGGAGGTTCAGTTATTCGTTCTTTAACAGAAGAAACTAATACAACTATAGAAATAGAAGATAATGGAATTATACAAATAGCAGCAATAAATAATGATCAAGCAAGATATGCAATAAAACGTATACAAGATATTATTGCAGATATAGAAGTAAATCGTATTTATATTGGAAAAGTTACTAAAATAGTAGATTTTGGAGCATTTGTATCTATTGGAAATGGCAACAAAGAAGGTCTTGTACATATTTCACAAATTTCAAATAATAGAATAGAAAAAGTTTCAGATTATTTATCATTAGGACAATCTGTTAAAGTAAAAGTATTAGAAATAGATAAATATGGAAGAATTAGATTAAGTATGAAAATAATTAATTTATATAAAAAAAATAATAATATATAA
- the rpsO gene encoding 30S ribosomal protein S15: MVLNFGKNSNDTGYSEVQIAILNFRINYLQKHFLKNKKDNHSRRGLLHMVSKRRKLLNFLKTKNSIRYNKLISKLNLRG, encoded by the coding sequence ATAGTTTTAAATTTTGGTAAAAATAGTAATGATACTGGATATTCAGAAGTACAAATTGCTATTTTAAATTTTAGAATTAATTATTTACAAAAACATTTTTTAAAAAATAAAAAAGATAATCATAGTAGAAGAGGTTTACTACATATGGTATCTAAACGTCGTAAATTATTAAATTTTTTAAAAACAAAAAATTCTATTAGGTATAATAAATTAATTTCAAAATTAAACTTACGTGGATAA
- the gndA gene encoding NADP-dependent phosphogluconate dehydrogenase, protein MQNIGIVGMSIMGRNLALNFERQGYKVSIFNRTHKKFKKILSKNNKKKIIPYFTIKSFILSLNKPKIILLMLKAGKHIDNIIKSFKPFLEKGDIIIDGGNSFYKDTIKRCNQLSLKNIYFIGAGISGGEEGALYGPSIMPGGSKKAYNIIFPILKKISAKFNNKPCINYIGPNGSGHYLKMIHNGIEYSDMQIISESYIILKKILNLSNSEISNIFKNWNSGELNSYLTEITYKIFNKKDKNGLYIIDIILDEAYHKNTVKWLIKDSLETEEPLTIISSSLFARYLSSMKNQRINASKVLYGPNKKFNLKKSNNIIEDLRRSFYLSRILSYSQAFSQLKKSSKKYSWKINFENIIDIFSSGCIIRSKLFKKIKNIYKKNIKIDNLLLSKYFIKISKKYQNSLRNIINLSVKNGIPIPAFYNSIAYYDSYRSFKLPANLIQAQRDYFGSHSYKRIDKSGFYHTKWI, encoded by the coding sequence ATGCAAAATATTGGAATAGTAGGTATGTCTATTATGGGTCGCAATTTAGCACTAAATTTTGAAAGACAAGGTTATAAAGTTTCTATTTTTAATAGAACTCATAAAAAATTTAAAAAAATTTTATCTAAAAATAATAAAAAAAAAATAATTCCATATTTTACTATAAAATCATTTATTTTATCACTTAATAAACCTAAAATAATATTATTAATGCTAAAAGCTGGAAAACATATTGATAATATTATAAAATCTTTTAAACCTTTTTTAGAAAAAGGAGACATCATAATTGATGGAGGTAATTCTTTTTATAAAGATACAATAAAAAGGTGTAATCAATTATCTTTAAAAAATATTTATTTTATTGGTGCAGGTATTTCTGGAGGAGAAGAAGGAGCATTATATGGTCCATCTATTATGCCTGGTGGATCTAAAAAAGCTTATAATATTATTTTTCCAATATTAAAAAAGATATCAGCAAAATTTAATAATAAACCTTGTATAAATTATATTGGACCAAATGGATCTGGACATTATTTAAAAATGATTCACAATGGAATTGAATATTCTGATATGCAAATTATTTCAGAATCTTATATAATTTTAAAAAAAATATTAAATTTAAGTAACTCTGAAATATCTAATATTTTTAAAAATTGGAATTCAGGAGAATTAAATAGTTATTTAACTGAAATTACATATAAAATTTTTAATAAAAAAGATAAAAATGGACTTTATATTATAGATATAATTTTAGATGAAGCTTATCATAAAAATACAGTAAAATGGCTTATTAAAGATTCTTTAGAAACAGAAGAACCATTAACAATTATTTCTTCATCATTATTTGCACGTTATTTATCTTCTATGAAAAATCAAAGAATAAATGCTTCTAAAGTTCTTTATGGACCTAATAAAAAATTTAATTTAAAAAAATCAAATAATATAATTGAAGATTTAAGAAGATCATTTTATTTATCAAGAATTTTATCTTATTCTCAAGCATTTTCACAACTTAAAAAATCTTCAAAAAAATATTCATGGAAAATAAACTTTGAAAATATTATTGATATTTTTTCTTCAGGATGTATTATAAGATCAAAATTATTTAAAAAAATAAAAAATATTTATAAAAAAAATATTAAAATAGATAATTTACTTTTATCAAAATATTTTATAAAAATATCTAAAAAATATCAAAATTCTCTTAGAAACATAATTAATTTGTCTGTTAAAAATGGAATTCCAATTCCAGCTTTTTATAATTCTATTGCTTATTATGATAGTTATAGATCTTTTAAACTTCCAGCTAATTTAATACAAGCACAAAGAGATTATTTTGGATCACATTCTTATAAAAGAATTGATAAATCTGGATTTTATCATACTAAATGGATCTAA
- the sbcB gene encoding exodeoxyribonuclease I has product MINKKYKSTFLFYDYETFGISPSKDRPVQFASIRTNNKFEIIEKPNILYCYPNTDYLPNLESILITGITPKKAQDFGIIESRFAFKIYNIFNVFNTCIIGFNNIKFDDEFTRYLFYRNLLDPYTWSWKNKNSRWDVLKIMHALYALRPNGIYWPYYYNGFPDFKLHSLAKANNIKIINPHNAIYDVLTTIKIIRLAYIKQPIFFKYLYKIRNKEQIKNLIDIKNMIPLVYVPEIFNKKKIAYLIVPIAWHPKNNNILIIVFLHKKIKNINNLLFNLLNNFFLKNKHKFKNYSYSINFIYINKCPILAPINILRLEDYNRLNIDKKNCLYNLENLKKKYNSIKNLINYFSNKKIIVSYKDKNVDYQLYNNFFNSYDRKMMNKIIITDPKNISLLNIKFYDYRLPELLFKYRARNFPNTLNIKEKSYWINYKKNIFNFKVINNFFKKIKLNINFYKNNKKKLKIIKEVFDYINYLIK; this is encoded by the coding sequence TTGATTAATAAAAAATATAAATCTACATTTTTATTTTATGATTATGAAACTTTTGGAATAAGTCCATCTAAAGATAGACCTGTACAATTTGCAAGTATAAGAACTAATAATAAATTTGAAATTATTGAAAAACCAAATATATTATATTGTTATCCTAACACTGATTATTTACCAAATTTAGAATCAATTTTAATAACAGGTATTACTCCTAAAAAAGCACAAGATTTTGGAATAATTGAATCAAGATTTGCATTTAAAATTTATAATATATTTAATGTTTTTAATACTTGTATTATAGGATTTAATAATATTAAATTTGATGATGAATTTACTCGTTATTTATTTTATAGAAATCTTTTAGATCCATATACATGGAGTTGGAAAAATAAAAATTCTAGATGGGATGTATTAAAAATTATGCATGCATTATATGCTTTAAGACCAAATGGAATTTATTGGCCATATTATTATAATGGATTTCCAGATTTTAAATTACATTCTTTAGCAAAAGCAAATAATATAAAAATTATAAATCCTCATAATGCAATATATGATGTTCTAACTACTATTAAAATAATTCGTTTAGCATATATTAAACAACCAATATTTTTTAAATATCTTTATAAAATTCGTAATAAAGAACAAATTAAAAATTTAATTGATATAAAAAACATGATTCCTTTAGTATATGTTCCAGAAATTTTTAATAAAAAAAAAATTGCTTATTTAATTGTTCCAATTGCTTGGCATCCTAAAAATAATAATATTTTAATTATTGTTTTTTTACATAAAAAAATTAAAAATATTAATAATTTATTATTTAATTTATTAAACAATTTTTTTTTAAAAAATAAACATAAATTTAAAAATTATTCTTATTCAATTAATTTTATTTATATAAACAAATGTCCAATTTTAGCTCCAATAAATATTTTAAGATTAGAAGATTATAATCGTTTAAATATTGATAAGAAAAATTGTTTATATAATTTAGAAAATTTAAAAAAAAAATATAATTCTATTAAAAATTTAATAAATTATTTTTCTAATAAAAAAATTATAGTATCTTATAAAGATAAAAATGTTGATTATCAATTATATAATAATTTTTTTAATTCATATGATAGAAAAATGATGAATAAAATTATTATTACAGATCCTAAAAATATTTCATTATTAAATATAAAATTTTATGATTATAGACTTCCTGAACTTTTATTTAAATATCGTGCAAGAAATTTTCCAAATACTTTAAATATAAAAGAAAAATCTTATTGGATAAATTATAAAAAAAATATATTTAATTTTAAAGTTATAAATAATTTTTTTAAAAAAATAAAATTAAATATTAATTTTTATAAAAATAATAAAAAAAAATTAAAAATAATTAAAGAAGTTTTTGATTATATAAATTACTTAATAAAATAA
- the infA gene encoding translation initiation factor IF-1, with protein sequence MSKEDNIEMQGIVLDTLPNTMFRVELENGHKVIAHISGKMRKNYIRILTGDKVTVELTPYDLTKGRIIFRSR encoded by the coding sequence ATGTCTAAAGAAGATAATATTGAAATGCAAGGAATTGTTTTAGATACATTACCTAATACTATGTTTCGTGTAGAATTAGAAAATGGTCATAAAGTTATTGCTCATATTTCAGGAAAAATGAGAAAAAATTATATAAGAATTCTTACAGGAGATAAAGTTACTGTAGAATTAACTCCATATGATTTAACTAAAGGTAGAATAATTTTTCGTAGTAGATAA